A single region of the Halopiger xanaduensis SH-6 genome encodes:
- a CDS encoding ATPase AAA gives MSSTADTDEVIEVSADGLSVRKTFTADEFPVPAIRFEIDSERESQVDFRLSEDIPDSFPMDKVGFHPDYHSDDWTAFQDNHVEFTGTLEPGETLVTVYGIRIDDESTAEEFLTEPTVVEVSAEEQRTTDGDEIDDGVIGSIVSEDRNQAVRDMLSGDSASVPGLDAAEGADDDSSADESAADASATADTEDAAEDDETESAVPEADDDSDENGLDLDLSGVETDPAEGADEDGEDEEGDAPDIDLGFEEEEIPEPADSDETADPLAEPDDGEDLDLDLDLDADSDVDGEDEAESEAEPDADIDLGLEDETEAADADLEDEAADVDEEEAAATDPDEEPESVVEPASESASEDGKDLEDSGTDDTEDGDVDADDVTDTDDEEVTPDETTTETTEPAAATATTDESGPEAESAAESSSESEPETVAEPEPGSEPVLEGTLAERLASEIRNGEVDEDELEVLRAELATEPELSAPELAKLDHLQSRVEEVAAYTEALETFLGENGTGEQLIEDFRSEVADVQDELASMDDRLADTESQVDDVETEIDTLTEWTTDLEDELSDLDHLPETVDSLTDRTDDVEDEIETVADDVSALETGLETVESDVETVADDVDAVETDVDDLSEDLSAVEDDVESVESDLEDVREEITDIQEWRNQLGSMFADN, from the coding sequence ATGAGTAGCACCGCCGATACGGACGAGGTTATCGAGGTCAGCGCTGACGGACTATCAGTCCGGAAGACGTTTACGGCGGACGAGTTTCCGGTCCCCGCGATCCGGTTCGAAATCGACTCCGAACGCGAGAGTCAGGTCGATTTTCGACTGTCCGAGGACATCCCCGACTCGTTCCCGATGGACAAGGTCGGCTTCCACCCCGACTATCACAGCGACGACTGGACGGCGTTTCAGGACAACCACGTCGAGTTTACCGGCACGCTCGAGCCCGGCGAAACGCTCGTCACGGTCTACGGGATTCGGATCGACGACGAGAGCACGGCCGAGGAGTTCCTCACCGAGCCGACGGTCGTCGAGGTAAGCGCCGAGGAACAGCGGACCACCGACGGCGACGAGATCGACGACGGCGTCATCGGCAGCATCGTCTCGGAGGACCGCAACCAAGCCGTCAGAGATATGCTCTCCGGCGACTCGGCCTCCGTTCCCGGCCTCGACGCCGCCGAGGGGGCCGACGACGACTCGAGTGCAGACGAGTCCGCGGCGGATGCGTCCGCGACCGCCGACACGGAAGACGCCGCCGAAGACGACGAAACCGAGAGCGCTGTTCCCGAGGCCGACGACGACTCCGACGAGAACGGGCTCGATCTCGACCTCAGCGGCGTCGAAACCGATCCGGCAGAAGGTGCCGACGAAGATGGCGAGGACGAGGAAGGAGACGCACCCGACATCGACCTCGGCTTCGAAGAGGAGGAGATCCCCGAACCGGCCGACTCGGACGAGACCGCCGATCCGCTCGCGGAACCGGACGACGGTGAAGACCTCGATCTGGATCTGGACCTCGACGCCGATTCCGACGTGGACGGCGAGGACGAAGCCGAAAGCGAGGCCGAGCCGGACGCCGATATCGACCTCGGACTCGAGGACGAGACCGAAGCGGCGGATGCCGATCTCGAGGACGAAGCGGCGGACGTCGACGAGGAGGAGGCCGCAGCAACCGATCCGGACGAGGAACCCGAATCCGTGGTCGAGCCGGCATCCGAATCCGCATCCGAGGACGGCAAGGACCTCGAGGACAGCGGTACTGATGACACCGAGGACGGCGACGTCGACGCGGACGACGTGACGGACACGGACGACGAAGAAGTCACACCGGACGAAACCACGACGGAGACGACCGAACCGGCCGCTGCGACGGCCACGACGGACGAATCGGGACCGGAAGCTGAATCGGCCGCCGAATCCAGTTCCGAATCCGAGCCCGAGACTGTAGCCGAACCCGAACCCGGCTCCGAACCGGTACTCGAGGGAACCCTCGCCGAACGACTCGCGAGCGAGATCCGCAACGGCGAGGTCGACGAGGACGAACTCGAGGTGCTCCGCGCCGAACTCGCCACCGAACCGGAACTGAGCGCCCCCGAACTGGCGAAGCTCGACCACCTCCAGTCTCGCGTCGAGGAGGTCGCCGCCTACACCGAGGCTCTCGAGACGTTCCTCGGCGAGAACGGTACCGGCGAGCAACTCATCGAGGACTTCCGGTCGGAGGTGGCGGACGTACAGGACGAACTCGCGTCGATGGACGACCGCCTCGCGGACACCGAATCGCAGGTCGACGACGTCGAAACCGAAATCGACACGCTCACCGAGTGGACGACCGACCTCGAGGACGAACTCTCCGATCTCGACCACCTTCCGGAAACGGTCGACTCGCTGACTGACCGGACCGACGACGTCGAAGACGAGATCGAAACGGTGGCCGACGACGTCAGCGCGCTCGAAACCGGCCTCGAGACCGTCGAATCGGACGTCGAAACGGTCGCGGACGACGTCGATGCGGTCGAAACTGATGTCGACGACCTCTCCGAGGACCTCAGCGCCGTCGAAGACGACGTCGAGAGCGTCGAATCCGACCTCGAGGACGTCCGCGAGGAGATCACGGACATTCAGGAGTGGCGCAACCAGCTCGGCTCGATGTTCGCGGACAACTGA
- a CDS encoding DUF7509 family protein, which translates to MTALTEYEGRPIEEWITRSLPDADRDDVFVFLMGPYRLLDPAYLYPDDDYPLPPDPLAPRRNGAAPDAIEATLRTICDRVSAETGTTAFIASDIEIPTRREAERQALEEPGMPVIDQSVAFAKASAGNAFVFTKAGLTTGAGAEAGAIPEHFRLRDADLRLRDPRTFCIFAEAEKASGESGTVYEPRFSSASIDEMDDAYDLRFRYFVDRAELVERLIDFVESYVVPLASQP; encoded by the coding sequence ATGACCGCGCTCACGGAGTACGAGGGGCGGCCGATCGAGGAGTGGATCACTCGGTCGCTTCCCGACGCTGATCGGGACGACGTCTTCGTCTTCCTCATGGGGCCGTACCGCCTGCTCGATCCCGCCTATCTGTATCCGGACGACGATTACCCGTTGCCGCCCGATCCGCTCGCCCCGCGGAGGAACGGTGCCGCGCCCGACGCGATCGAAGCGACGCTGCGGACGATCTGCGACCGCGTGTCGGCCGAAACCGGGACGACGGCGTTCATCGCGAGCGACATCGAGATCCCGACCAGACGCGAGGCGGAACGGCAGGCCCTCGAGGAGCCGGGGATGCCGGTCATCGATCAGTCGGTGGCGTTCGCGAAGGCGAGCGCCGGGAACGCGTTCGTCTTCACGAAGGCCGGACTCACGACGGGCGCCGGGGCCGAAGCCGGCGCGATCCCCGAGCACTTCCGGCTCCGCGATGCGGACCTGCGACTGCGCGATCCGCGGACGTTCTGTATCTTCGCGGAAGCCGAGAAAGCGAGCGGCGAGTCCGGAACCGTCTACGAACCGCGGTTCAGCAGCGCGTCGATCGACGAGATGGACGACGCGTACGATCTCCGATTCCGCTACTTCGTCGATCGAGCGGAGTTGGTCGAGCGGCTGATCGACTTCGTCGAGTCCTACGTCGTGCCGCTGGCGAGTCAGCCTTAA
- a CDS encoding ArsR/SmtB family transcription factor yields MSERETPRNERSAARERVESDLLAGTLDLEREANRLQVMGEPTRFTILYLLAEEGRLRSGELADLLDRRQNDLYHHLNTLEDAGLVGKFRDGSSRVYELSPLAEGFVPQIFDAVGARAEAV; encoded by the coding sequence ATGAGCGAACGAGAGACGCCACGAAACGAACGCTCCGCCGCGCGAGAACGCGTCGAATCGGATCTCCTCGCCGGCACCCTCGACCTCGAGCGAGAGGCGAACCGGCTGCAGGTGATGGGCGAACCCACGCGGTTTACCATCCTCTACCTGCTCGCCGAGGAGGGGCGGCTTCGAAGCGGTGAACTCGCGGACCTGCTCGACCGACGGCAAAACGATCTGTACCACCACCTCAACACGCTCGAGGATGCGGGACTCGTCGGGAAATTCCGCGACGGCAGCAGTCGGGTGTACGAACTGTCGCCGCTGGCCGAAGGATTCGTTCCGCAGATATTCGATGCAGTCGGGGCGCGCGCCGAGGCGGTGTAG
- a CDS encoding tyrosine-type recombinase/integrase, with product MSEGQTPQQQANTVEYFLQDIEHHGRNERTAAAYQRVLTDYESFLAERFEKAPPEASYRDCMAWIHELRSTHSESTVATYASYLNRFYSYLERVGHTDENPMTVVLEEMSESIESNPTRRDITLPEMRSFVADVRHPLHRAIVVTLLKTGIRAGELCNLDLIDCHLEHEAQTWQPRAHIAGRPDSLFVSTEHTYGEESGGERRTASNKRKRETVIPIDDELKEVLVRWLAVRPDVAGDSRTPSAAATEPLFVGTADSWGQRLTPNVVHHVVEQYARERGWYRTGGGASENVTPHYFRHFFTTHLRDRTGDRGIVQYLRGDVASDVIDTYTHNWGDRVRETYLEHIYSVAP from the coding sequence ATGAGTGAGGGACAAACGCCGCAACAGCAGGCGAATACGGTCGAATACTTCCTGCAGGACATCGAGCATCACGGCCGCAACGAACGGACTGCAGCGGCCTATCAGCGCGTTCTGACGGACTACGAGTCCTTCCTCGCGGAGCGGTTCGAGAAGGCGCCGCCGGAGGCGAGCTACCGCGATTGCATGGCCTGGATCCACGAACTGCGGTCCACGCACTCCGAGAGCACCGTCGCCACCTACGCCTCCTATCTCAACCGCTTCTACAGCTACCTCGAGCGGGTCGGCCACACCGACGAGAATCCGATGACGGTCGTCTTGGAGGAGATGAGCGAGTCGATCGAGTCGAACCCGACCCGCCGGGATATCACGCTGCCGGAGATGCGATCGTTCGTTGCGGACGTCCGCCATCCCCTGCACCGTGCAATTGTCGTTACACTGCTGAAAACCGGTATCAGGGCAGGGGAACTGTGCAATCTGGACCTCATCGACTGCCACCTCGAGCACGAGGCCCAGACGTGGCAGCCCCGCGCCCACATCGCCGGGCGTCCGGACTCGCTGTTCGTCTCGACGGAGCACACCTACGGCGAGGAATCCGGCGGCGAACGGCGCACGGCGTCGAACAAGCGAAAGCGCGAGACCGTCATTCCGATCGACGACGAGCTGAAAGAGGTATTAGTCCGATGGCTCGCCGTCCGACCGGACGTAGCCGGGGACTCGAGAACGCCGTCTGCCGCGGCGACTGAGCCGCTGTTCGTCGGGACCGCTGACAGCTGGGGCCAGCGGCTGACGCCGAACGTCGTTCACCACGTCGTCGAACAGTACGCCAGAGAGCGAGGCTGGTACCGGACCGGCGGCGGGGCTTCCGAGAACGTCACGCCCCACTACTTCCGGCACTTCTTCACCACGCACCTCCGGGATCGAACCGGCGATCGCGGTATCGTCCAGTATCTGCGGGGCGACGTCGCCAGCGACGTGATCGACACCTACACCCACAACTGGGGCGATCGCGTCCGCGAGACGTACCTCGAGCACATCTACTCGGTGGCGCCGTAG
- a CDS encoding DUF5805 domain-containing protein produces MTDDERVAVKTYVPRYQKGAWEDHADNLEMSQSEFVRTMVQAGRSDFEVPSSGGAADEKQSEMDADAETADSAGDDFADRILEVLQREGVHDWDELVDALIDDVEDDLDAALQQLQDENKVRYSGREGGYVVVGDE; encoded by the coding sequence ATGACAGACGACGAGCGAGTCGCCGTGAAAACATACGTTCCCCGATACCAGAAGGGGGCCTGGGAAGATCATGCTGACAATCTCGAGATGAGTCAAAGCGAGTTCGTCCGGACGATGGTCCAAGCCGGACGGAGCGATTTTGAGGTCCCCTCGAGCGGAGGCGCCGCCGACGAAAAGCAGAGCGAGATGGACGCCGATGCCGAGACAGCTGACTCAGCAGGCGACGACTTCGCCGACCGCATCCTCGAGGTGCTCCAGCGCGAGGGCGTCCACGACTGGGACGAACTCGTCGACGCGCTGATCGACGATGTCGAGGACGACCTTGACGCGGCGCTCCAGCAACTGCAGGACGAGAATAAGGTCCGGTACAGCGGCCGCGAGGGCGGCTACGTGGTGGTCGGCGATGAGTGA
- a CDS encoding HVO_2901 family zinc finger protein, with the protein MHTCRNCNQSFQTELALELHLDTCQKGQLFCQVCGERFREGDATQDGWHYECPNEDCDGEGLKDDLYHVDDVGVPTN; encoded by the coding sequence ATGCACACCTGTCGCAACTGCAACCAGTCGTTCCAGACCGAACTCGCGCTCGAGCTCCACCTCGACACCTGTCAGAAGGGACAGCTGTTCTGCCAGGTCTGCGGCGAGCGATTCCGAGAGGGCGACGCGACCCAGGACGGCTGGCACTACGAGTGCCCGAACGAGGACTGTGACGGCGAGGGACTCAAAGACGATCTCTATCACGTCGACGACGTCGGCGTACCGACGAACTGA
- a CDS encoding class II fumarate hydratase, with translation MGDDDYRIEEDSLGEMQVPADAYWGAQTQRAIQNFPISGITFSRRFVRALGVVKKAAAQANRDLDLIEEDVAEAIIEAADEVIEGQHDDQFPVDVFQTGSGTSSNMNANEVIANRAAELMGSEIGDRVVHPNDHVNYGQSSNDVIPTAMHVASLEAVEKDVIPALDTLREALEEKEEEFDDVVKTGRTHLQDATPVTLGQEFSGYRTQVEKGLARVDKVREHLAELALGGTATGTGLNTHPEFPSRAAEYITKETGVQFREADNHFEAQAAHDAMSEAHGALRTVAGSLNKIANDLRLLASGPRNGLGEIEQPENQPGSSIMPGKINPVVAEAVNQVHKQVVGNDAAVSAGAAEGQIDLNLYKPVLAHNFLESAELISNASQVFAERFVAKLEANEEYCRDRVEQSMAMATSLNVHIGYDKASEVAKTALKEDKTVREVVLEKGYLDEEEADEVLDPAKMTERGILGQD, from the coding sequence ATGGGAGACGACGACTACCGAATCGAGGAGGACAGCCTCGGCGAGATGCAGGTGCCCGCGGACGCCTACTGGGGGGCCCAGACCCAGCGCGCGATCCAGAACTTCCCCATCTCGGGGATCACGTTCAGCCGCCGGTTCGTCCGCGCGCTCGGCGTCGTCAAGAAGGCCGCCGCACAGGCCAACCGCGACCTTGATCTGATCGAGGAGGACGTCGCCGAGGCGATCATCGAGGCCGCCGACGAGGTTATCGAAGGGCAACACGACGACCAGTTCCCGGTCGACGTCTTCCAGACCGGCTCCGGCACCTCGTCGAACATGAACGCCAACGAGGTCATCGCCAACCGCGCCGCCGAGCTCATGGGGTCGGAGATCGGCGACCGCGTCGTCCACCCCAACGACCACGTCAACTACGGCCAGTCGAGCAACGACGTCATCCCGACCGCGATGCACGTCGCCTCCCTCGAGGCCGTCGAGAAGGACGTCATCCCCGCGCTGGATACCCTCCGCGAGGCGCTCGAGGAGAAAGAGGAGGAGTTCGACGACGTCGTCAAGACCGGTCGCACCCACCTGCAGGATGCGACGCCCGTAACCCTGGGACAGGAGTTCTCCGGCTACCGCACGCAGGTCGAGAAGGGCCTCGCACGCGTCGACAAGGTCCGCGAACACCTCGCAGAACTCGCGCTGGGCGGCACCGCGACCGGCACCGGGCTGAACACCCACCCCGAGTTCCCCTCGCGCGCGGCAGAATATATTACGAAGGAGACCGGCGTCCAGTTCCGCGAGGCCGACAACCACTTCGAGGCCCAGGCCGCCCACGACGCGATGAGCGAGGCCCACGGCGCCCTGCGAACCGTCGCCGGCTCGCTGAACAAGATCGCCAACGATCTTCGACTGCTCGCCTCGGGCCCGCGCAACGGCCTGGGCGAGATTGAACAACCCGAGAACCAGCCCGGCTCCTCGATCATGCCCGGGAAGATCAACCCCGTCGTCGCCGAGGCCGTCAACCAGGTCCACAAGCAGGTCGTCGGTAACGACGCCGCAGTATCGGCCGGCGCCGCCGAGGGCCAGATCGACCTCAACCTCTACAAGCCCGTCCTGGCGCACAACTTCCTCGAGTCGGCCGAACTCATCTCCAACGCCAGCCAGGTCTTCGCCGAGCGCTTCGTCGCGAAACTCGAGGCCAACGAGGAGTACTGCCGCGACCGCGTCGAGCAGTCGATGGCGATGGCCACCTCGCTGAACGTCCACATCGGCTACGACAAGGCCAGCGAGGTCGCCAAGACGGCGCTCAAGGAGGACAAGACCGTCCGCGAGGTCGTCCTCGAGAAGGGCTACCTCGACGAGGAGGAAGCCGACGAGGTGCTCGACCCCGCGAAGATGACCGAACGCGGGATCCTCGGGCAGGACTAA